AGTTAGCCGCAATTATCTTACCCACCTGTTCTAACAAAACGATCAGGGACCCGTCAAAATCCCCCTAGAGGGTGAAGTTAAGCAAAAATTTGGCAAATTTTCATAAAAAAATCCTGCCTTGGTAACCCAAGACAGGATCGGGAGTCGGCCCGAGGGCGCGATCGCCCGTTTAGAATTTGTTGAGGTCGATGCCAGCTTCTTTGGCGAAGGCAGAGAGGCTTTTGTGCTCGAGGGTCTTGATGGCTTTGGTCGAAAGACGCAGACGCACCCAGCGGTTGCCTTCGGCCCACCAGAGACGCTTCCACTGCAGGTTCACTTCTTGCAGCTTCTTGGTTCGACGGTGAGAGTGAGAAATGGCGTAGGCGTTGTTTGCCTTTTTGCCGGTCAATTGGCACTTGCGGCTCATGGGAGATCTCTAGCCCCTACTTGCTCAATGTGGGTACAACCCTCCTATTGTATACAAGAACGCCCTGAGGACCAATTAATCGCCAAAGCCCAGAGCCCTAGGGGGCTGCGGGGGTGGGCTCGGCTTCCAGGGTGCGGCGGAGGCGGGGGCGCTGGAGGTTGAGGGTTTGCTGCTGGGCCTGGACGATGGCCCGGTCTAGGGCAGGCGCGACGGGGAGCGGGCGAAAGAGGCCCAGCTGGGTGACCAGGAGATTTTCGGGCAGGGAGCGGGGCAGGCGCGTGAGCAGCGGGCCGTTGGTGTTGCGGTAGGAGAAGACGCCGATCCAGTCGGGGTCGGCGGGCACCCAGCCGTGGAGCGATCGCAGCCAGTCCCGAAAATCGCGGCGATCGCTGAGGCTCTGGAGGAGGGGCCGGATCTCGCGAGCGAGGGGCGGGTAGAGGTTGGCCTGTTGCAGCAGGTCCACGGCGCTGTTGGCGGGCTCGAGCCAGGCCTGGAGCAGGAGACTAGAGGCGCGATCGCCGCCCAGGGCTTGGGGCGACTTGAGCTGGGCGATCGCCGCGTCGGTTTGGCCTTGATCGATCTGGCGCAGCACGGTCAGCAGCGGATCTTGGGAGGAGTCAGCCGCAGATTTGAGCGCCGCTGGCAGCACTGGCGAGAGCCACCAGCGCAGGGCGGCTTGGTTGTGCTGGAGGGCGATCGCGCCGGGGGTTTGGGGCGACACCTGGGCGATCGCCTGGTCATAGAGCTTGATCGTCGCCTCCGCCACGCGGGGCAGCAGGGCACTCAGGGGCTCTCGCTGCCAGAGCTGATTGGTCAAGAAAGCAGGATTGATCAGGCCCTCCACCGCAAAGGCCTTGATGGCGTTCTCGGAATTGTTGAGGTACACGTAGGCCGTGCCCAGCATTCCGTAGAGGTAGGGCGATCGGGGAATCAGCTGGATCCCATGGCGCAGGTAGCGGGCCGCCGTCGCTGCGTCGGCCTCCAGCAGCAGCGCCCCCGCGTATTTGTTAAAGACCGGATCGCTGGGCGCGATGCCCACCGCCTGCTCGAGGTGTAGCCGCGCCTCCGCCAGCTGGCGCGCCAGCGCTGGGTCTGCCTCGGCATTGGGCACAGCCGCCTGAGCCGGGTCATCGGTGTTGGCCAAGCGAGCAAGCTGCGTGCCCAGGTGAAACTCATAGGTTGGATCCCAGGGTGTCAAGCCCGTGGCCGCACTGCCGAGCTGCTCAAAGGTGGCCGTGTCCTCCTGCTGGAGAGCCAAGAAACTCAGTCGCCCCAGCCCCATGGCTCGGTCCACGGGCAGCCAGACGATCGCGGCTTCGACCAAGAGAATCAGGCCCAGAGCTCCCAGATAGCGACGCAGCAGGGGCACCCTCACCACCGGCGGCGGCTCCAGGGTGTGGGCCAGATTCACCAAAAGGGCGATCGCGGCGGTGAGGGTCAGGCTGATGCCAATGTTTTCGAGTTGAAAGTCGCTCAGGCTAAACAAACCGTAGATCAGCAGGCTCTTGGTGCAGGCCCAAAATATCAGGCGATCGCGTCCCTGAAAGCGTCCCGCCAAGCGCCACACCAGCCGCCCCAAAAGAACGCCCCCCAGGGCGATCGCCACGACCCCCACCAGTCCCAGCTCCGCCAAGATCTGGATCGGCAAACTCTGGAACTGCTGCACCTGAATCAGGGTGGGGCCAGCCTCGATGGGGCGATAGAGATTAAACAGGCGAATGGTATTGCCCAGGCCCGCGCCAAACCACAGGTGATCGCGCCACAGGTCCCAGGCCGCATGGACCAGCAGGCCCCGCTGGAGCAGCTCCAGGCGCAGGGGGCTCTGGGATTGCAGCAGGGTCCAGATCTGGACGCGCGGGTGCAGCAGGACCGCCGCGATCGCCGCCAGCGAGGCCAGAATCCCGGCTAGCCAGGCCGAGCGGCTCAGGCCCAGGCTGCGATAGCGCTGGCCCAGGGCGATCGCTCCCCCGATCAGCAGCGCCAGCAGCACCAGACCCGCCGCCCAAGACCCCGTCGTACCGATCATGATCAAGATCAGCGCCGTGCCGCCCAGGCCCAGCCAGCGTCCCAGGCCCGTCTCTCCCAGGGCGATCGCCCCCACCCAGGGCAGCACCAGCAGGCCATA
This genomic stretch from Geitlerinema sp. PCC 7407 harbors:
- the rpmB gene encoding 50S ribosomal protein L28, with product MSRKCQLTGKKANNAYAISHSHRRTKKLQEVNLQWKRLWWAEGNRWVRLRLSTKAIKTLEHKSLSAFAKEAGIDLNKF
- a CDS encoding O-antigen ligase family protein; translated protein: MPSLTSTLRSFRLRWPQVRWQWFFWILGGLLLAPFTFWPNSYGLMVRWPWVMVWQLGFWAIALGVTLRLWRLRQPFRLLGHQLDWGVALTLLALIFSTLFASQPEPPAWYLVMAGSYGVLLYALVNGLGGDRPLTPDAPPPPPEAPEAVEAVEEPRPEAAEPPPLEPLAEPESDQRRWWLFRGVAALGGVTSIVSLALWGLNFANLSVAANPYPFGHPEFVAGYGLLVLPWVGAIALGETGLGRWLGLGGTALILIMIGTTGSWAAGLVLLALLIGGAIALGQRYRSLGLSRSAWLAGILASLAAIAAVLLHPRVQIWTLLQSQSPLRLELLQRGLLVHAAWDLWRDHLWFGAGLGNTIRLFNLYRPIEAGPTLIQVQQFQSLPIQILAELGLVGVVAIALGGVLLGRLVWRLAGRFQGRDRLIFWACTKSLLIYGLFSLSDFQLENIGISLTLTAAIALLVNLAHTLEPPPVVRVPLLRRYLGALGLILLVEAAIVWLPVDRAMGLGRLSFLALQQEDTATFEQLGSAATGLTPWDPTYEFHLGTQLARLANTDDPAQAAVPNAEADPALARQLAEARLHLEQAVGIAPSDPVFNKYAGALLLEADAATAARYLRHGIQLIPRSPYLYGMLGTAYVYLNNSENAIKAFAVEGLINPAFLTNQLWQREPLSALLPRVAEATIKLYDQAIAQVSPQTPGAIALQHNQAALRWWLSPVLPAALKSAADSSQDPLLTVLRQIDQGQTDAAIAQLKSPQALGGDRASSLLLQAWLEPANSAVDLLQQANLYPPLAREIRPLLQSLSDRRDFRDWLRSLHGWVPADPDWIGVFSYRNTNGPLLTRLPRSLPENLLVTQLGLFRPLPVAPALDRAIVQAQQQTLNLQRPRLRRTLEAEPTPAAP